A genomic window from Gossypium hirsutum isolate 1008001.06 chromosome D10, Gossypium_hirsutum_v2.1, whole genome shotgun sequence includes:
- the LOC107914239 gene encoding peptide deformylase 1B, chloroplastic/mitochondrial: MACASWLHLHSPSLTRVILPILHHPTAFLHRFNIFTSPARFTSSVNQTNPLLTPVHAQAKRGFSSKDHKMASAEDLQFEPPLKIVEYPDPILRKRNKRIDTFDENLKKLVDEMFDVMYKTDGIGLSAPQVGINVQLMVFNPVGERGEGQEIVLVNPRVAKYSKKMVLFNEGCLSFPRIYADVQRPESVKIDAQDINGARFTIDLSELPARVFQHEFDHLQGILFFDRMTDEVLDSICKQLEELEKKYENKTGLPSPEKVETRKRKKAGVGFGKS; this comes from the exons ATGGCTTGCGCGAGTTGGCTCCACCTCCACTCTCCGTCTCTAACACGCGTTATCCTTCCCATTCTGCACCACCCCACCGCCTTCCTTCACCGGTTCAACATTTTCACTTCACCTGCTCGGTTCACTTCCTCGGTAAACCAAACCAATCCTCTTCTAACTCCGGTCCACGCACAAGCCAAGCGAGGTTTCTCTTCCAAAGACCACAAAATGGCTTCCG CGGAGGATCTCCAGTTTGAGCCGCCGCTGAAAATAGTGGAGTATCCGGACCCCATATTGCGGAAGAGAAATAAACGAATAGACACTTTTGATGAGAATTTGAAGAAACTTGTCGATGAGATGTTCGACGTTATGTACAA AACTGATGGCATTGGTCTCTCAGCTCCACAAGTAGGAATTAATGTCCAACTGATGGTGTTTAATCCCGTTGGCGAGCGAGGTGAAGGGCAAGAAATCGTTCTTGTAAATCCGAGAGTTGCGAAATATTCAAAGAAGATGGTGCTGTTTAATGAAGGTTGCTTATCTTTTCCAAGAATCTATGCTGATGTTCAG AGGCCAGAATCTGTAAAGATTGATGCACAAGATATTAATGGTGCGAGGTTTACAATTGATTTATCAGAGCTTCCCGCACGGGTTTTTCAACATGAATTTGACCATCTTCAG GGGATTTTGTTTTTTGACAGAATGACTGACGAAGTTCTTGACAGCATTTGCAAACAGTTAGAG gaattagaaaagaaatatgaaaataagACTGGACTCCCCAGCCCTGAAAAGGTAGAAACTCGAAAAAGGAAGAAAGCCGGTGTTGGTTTTGGAAAATCATGA